Proteins from a single region of Candidatus Scalindua japonica:
- the sucC gene encoding ADP-forming succinate--CoA ligase subunit beta — protein MKLYEYQAKEILHKYNVNIPEGRAASNVTDAITIYNQLGAERCVIKAQVLAGGRGKGGGVRIVDTLEKAKEYTSQIIGSYLVTAQTGEKGVLVNKVLISEAIDIKKELYLAVSIDRSTSKITIIQSTDGGTEIEEVSKKTPHKIFKTQINPLLGIHDFQARQIAINLHLTGALLTKASNLVKILFKIFIEYDCSLLEINPLVLTPDGEIVVLDTKMEIDDNALYRQKELLKKKDDSEFSNAESKATEAGLSYIGLNGNIGCLVNGAGMAMATMDIIKLYGGSPANFLDVGGDATVERVTTGFEIIFTDPHVAGVLVNIFGGIMKCDIVARGIIHAIKKVDIKVPLVVRLEGTNVKTARQILDDSKLNIIFADSMKDASEKIIKAVNKNK, from the coding sequence TTGAAACTCTACGAATACCAGGCAAAAGAAATCCTTCATAAATATAATGTAAATATTCCTGAAGGTAGAGCGGCTTCCAATGTTACGGATGCAATAACGATATACAATCAATTGGGAGCTGAAAGGTGTGTTATAAAAGCACAAGTCCTTGCCGGTGGCAGAGGAAAAGGCGGCGGGGTAAGGATAGTAGATACATTAGAAAAAGCAAAGGAGTATACTTCTCAAATCATTGGCTCTTACCTGGTGACTGCGCAGACAGGAGAGAAAGGAGTGCTGGTAAACAAAGTCCTCATTTCAGAAGCGATTGACATAAAGAAAGAACTATACCTGGCTGTCTCTATAGACAGGAGCACCTCCAAAATCACAATAATACAGAGTACAGATGGCGGGACTGAAATAGAGGAGGTTTCTAAAAAAACACCTCATAAAATATTCAAAACTCAAATAAACCCTTTATTGGGTATACACGATTTCCAGGCACGACAGATTGCAATTAACCTGCACTTGACCGGCGCACTGCTAACAAAAGCATCCAATCTGGTTAAAATACTGTTCAAGATATTCATTGAATATGATTGCTCTCTTCTTGAAATAAACCCGCTGGTCCTGACACCGGATGGTGAGATAGTTGTTCTGGACACAAAAATGGAAATTGACGACAATGCCCTCTACCGCCAAAAAGAGCTTCTGAAAAAAAAGGACGACTCAGAGTTTAGCAACGCCGAAAGTAAGGCCACCGAAGCAGGACTTAGTTACATTGGACTTAATGGCAATATAGGATGTTTAGTCAATGGGGCAGGTATGGCAATGGCCACGATGGATATTATCAAATTGTATGGCGGTTCACCCGCAAATTTTCTCGATGTGGGCGGCGATGCCACGGTTGAAAGAGTTACAACCGGCTTTGAAATAATCTTTACAGACCCCCATGTCGCGGGAGTACTGGTAAATATTTTCGGCGGTATCATGAAGTGTGATATTGTCGCCAGAGGAATTATTCATGCCATTAAGAAAGTTGACATTAAAGTACCGCTGGTAGTCAGATTGGAAGGCACAAATGTTAAAACAGCAAGACAAATCCTGGATGATTCCAAGCTGAATATTATCTTTGCCGATAGCATGAAAGACGCATCTGAAAAAATAATTAAAGCAGTAAATAAGAATAAATGA